The segment CGACCGGCGGCTCGCGATCGGCTTCGCCGACCTCGTCGGCTTCACCCGGCTCACCCGCCGGCTGGAGGAGGAGGAACTCGGCGAACTCGTCGAGATCTTCGAGACCACCGCCGCCGATCTGGTCGCCGCGCACGGCGGACGGCTCATCAAGACCCTCGGCGACGAGGTGCTCTACGCGGCCGACGACGCCGGTACGGCCTCCGAGATCGCGCTCCGGCTGACCGACGCGATGCAGCAGGACGAGACGATGCCCTCGCTCCGGGTCGGGCTCGCCTTCGGCACGGTCACGACCCGGATGGGCGATGTCTTCGGTACGACGGTCAATCTGGCCAGCAGACTCACGTCGATAGCGCCGAAGGACACGATCCTCGTGGACGGCGCGTTCGCGCTGGACCTGATCAGGGCCGGGGACGCGCCCAAGTCCGAGACCCAGGCGGCGGAGGAGGCCGCGGCGGCCGAGAAGGAGGGCGAACCCCCGCCGCCGTACCGCTACGCCCTCCAGCCGATGTGGCAGCGGCCCGTACGAGGGCTCGGGATCGTCGAGCCGTGGATGCTGTCGCGGCGGACCTGACCCGGTGTGATGGAGGTCTTGCGGGGGCGGGCAGGGGCCCGCATATGATCCCGTGAACCGTCGTTAACCGGGAGGGTGTCGGATGTCCGTTCCGCCGTCGGATGGCGCGCAGCCGCCACTGGCTCCGTCGTTTCTCCCGCCGCCCGTGGCCGAAGGGCCGTTCGAGCAGCGCTTCGGGGAGTTCGTGGTCGTACGGACGCACGGCCATGTCGCCGAACTCGTCCTCGACCGGCCCGCGTCGATGAACGCGGTCTCCGCCGCGATGGCCCGCTCCCTCGTCGCCGCCTGTGCCGCGCTCGCCGAGGACCGGGACGTCCGGGTGGCCGTCCTGACCTCCTCGCACGACCGCGCCTTCTGCGTCGGCGCCGACCTCAAGGAGCGCAACGGGCTGAGCGACGCGGACCTGATGCGGCAGCGTCCGCTCGCCCGGGCCGCGTACACCGGGGTACTGGAGCTGCCGATGCCCGCCGTCGCCGCCGTCCGCGGCTATGCCCTCGGCGGTGGCTACGAACTCGCCCTGGCCTGCGATGTGATCGTCGCCGACGCGACCACCGTGGTGGCCCTGCCCGAGGTCTCCGTGGGTGTCGTCCCCGGTGGCGGCGGTACGCAGTTGCTGCCGCGCAGGGTCGGGGCCGCCCGCGCGGCCGAGTTGGTGTTCACCGCCCGCCGGGTGGCCGCGGAGGAGGCCTTCGCACTGGGGCTGGTGGACCGGCTCGCGGAGGGCGACGGCGACGCCCGGTCGGAGGCGCTGGCGCTGGCCGACCTGATCGCCGGAAACTCCCCGGTCGGGCTGCGGGCCGCGAAACGGGCGCTCCGGCTGGGGCAGGGGCTGGACCTGAGGGCCGGTCTGGAGGTCGAGGACGCGGCCTGGCGTACGGTCGCCTTCTCCGGCGACCGGGCGGAGGGCGTCGCCGCGTTCAACGAGAAGCGGAAGCCGGAGTGGCCCGGCGAATAGGGTCGTCACCCTGGGTGACATTTACCTAACGCCTCATCGGTCGAAATCGGGCATAAGTCCTTAAGCTGTGATGATGGCTGAGGATCAACGGTTGCGGGCCGTAGTGGCACTGGCGCAGGCGATGGCGGCCGCGCAGACTCCCCGGGAGTTCTGGCGCGCGGCGGCCCTGGGCGCCTGCGCCGCCCTGGACGGCTCCTTCGCCGCGCTGTCGGTCTGGGAGCGGGAGCTGGGCCGGCTGAAGGTCCTGGTGAACGCGGGGGAGCGGGCGCCGGACGAGGAGGAGTTCCCGGACGCGGAGACCTATCCGGTCAACCGCTTCCCGGAAATCACCGAGTTTCTGCACGAACGGTGGGCGGGCGGCGGGGAGCCGGAGGCCTGGGTCGAGACCGCGGAGTCCGGCGGTGTGCCGGGGTTCGCGGCGTTTCCGGTGCCCGGAGCGGGTGGGCCTGCGGGTGGGCCTGCGGCCCTGGCGGGTACGGAGCCCGGGGCGGTCCGGCCCGAGCCCGGGCGGGACCCTGTGGTGCCTGAGCCCGGGCGGGACTCCGTGGTGCCCGAGTACGGTCCGGACCGCCCGTCCGGTTACGGTCCCGAGTACGTCACCGCCACCGCCACCGCGGCCGTACGCGGCTACCGGCATCCCTCCTTCCCCGTCGGCTCCGGCGGGGCCCGCGGCCGGGCGGCGGCCCTCCGGCGGCGCCGGCGCGGCTGCTGCGTCGTCGCGCCGATCGTGCTCCACGGCCGGGCCTGGGGCGAGCTGTACGTGGCCCGGCCCATCGGCGCGCCCGTCTTCGGCCGCGACGAGGCCCATTTCGCGACCGTCCTCGCCGCGGTCGTCGCCGCGGGCATCGCCCAGACCGAACGCCTCGAGGAAGTACGGCGGCTCGCCTTCACCGACCCGCTGACCGGACTCGCCAACCGGCGGGCGGTCGACACCCGGCTCGACGAGGCGCTGGAGCGGCACCGGGCCGACGGCACGGTCGTCAG is part of the Streptomyces qinzhouensis genome and harbors:
- a CDS encoding enoyl-CoA hydratase/isomerase family protein; protein product: MSVPPSDGAQPPLAPSFLPPPVAEGPFEQRFGEFVVVRTHGHVAELVLDRPASMNAVSAAMARSLVAACAALAEDRDVRVAVLTSSHDRAFCVGADLKERNGLSDADLMRQRPLARAAYTGVLELPMPAVAAVRGYALGGGYELALACDVIVADATTVVALPEVSVGVVPGGGGTQLLPRRVGAARAAELVFTARRVAAEEAFALGLVDRLAEGDGDARSEALALADLIAGNSPVGLRAAKRALRLGQGLDLRAGLEVEDAAWRTVAFSGDRAEGVAAFNEKRKPEWPGE
- a CDS encoding GGDEF domain-containing protein, whose protein sequence is MAEDQRLRAVVALAQAMAAAQTPREFWRAAALGACAALDGSFAALSVWERELGRLKVLVNAGERAPDEEEFPDAETYPVNRFPEITEFLHERWAGGGEPEAWVETAESGGVPGFAAFPVPGAGGPAGGPAALAGTEPGAVRPEPGRDPVVPEPGRDSVVPEYGPDRPSGYGPEYVTATATAAVRGYRHPSFPVGSGGARGRAAALRRRRRGCCVVAPIVLHGRAWGELYVARPIGAPVFGRDEAHFATVLAAVVAAGIAQTERLEEVRRLAFTDPLTGLANRRAVDTRLDEALERHRADGTVVSLVVCDLNGLKRVNDTLGHAVGDRLLERFGSLLSLCGAMLPDALAARLGGDEFCLVCVGPEADEVVRVAGELCVRAAELAPGEGVACGVASTGDPIGQIPTARRLFRLADAAQYRAKAARSAKPVVAGRDGTVLRLADTPPVQQPQERRAFRGDAPR